Below is a window of Chryseobacterium arthrosphaerae DNA.
AGAAAGCACCTGTCCTGTATTTAAATTTCCGATCTGGATAAATTCATCACCTTGTGGCTCTTTCAGGAATTCTACAAAGAACCTGATGGCCCACAGAATGATAAAAAACAGCCCGAATAGCCAGCCCTGCTGGTATTTTTTATCAGTTTTTCTATATAAGATCCATAGCAGAATGAAAAGAGCAACATATCCTACAGCTTCAAACAGTTGACTCGGGTAACGCGGTACGGTAAGACCGTATTCACTGCTCTGCTGAGGGAAAAGTAACGCAAACGGAGAGTTGGGATCTGCTGGCTTTCCTACAATTTCAGAATTGAAAAAATTCCCCATTCTTACAAATGCACCACCTAAAGCCACTACGATTCCCAGTCTGTCATATACCCAGAAAGGATTCTTTTTAATAATCTTAAATGAATAATACAGTGTTGTAAAGATCAGTGCAATGGTCGCCCCATGGCTGGCTAATCCGGAAAATCCTGTGAACTTAAGACCGTTTTTCGTGCTTATCGGTAAAAAGACACTCCAGAAATCTTCTTTAAACAATTCAGGTTGGTAAAAAATAACGTGTCCCAGTCTTGCTCCAAGGATGGTACCTATCAATGTCCAGGTAAAAAGAGGTTCCAGGTATTTTTGATTGACATTATCAATTTTGAATATCCTGTTCATTAAAACATATCCGAAACCGAACGCAAACACAAACATCAGGCTATAGAAGTGCAAAGTAATAGGTCCCAGTTGAAGTCCCTTTGACGGATCCCAGATTTTAAATGGGGTCTCAAGTTCTACTTTATCAGAATCGGTGATCGGTTTGGCCGATTTTACGGCATACTTGAATGTTGTAATATTGTCCTTGGTTACAGGCGTGTCAATCAGTTTAAAGTTTTTATCAAAAAACTGATATTTTGAATCCCTGAACCTTGACAGCGTTGAAGCTCCGAAATTATAATAAGCAGGTTCGAAATTAGATTCATTAAGGATCACGACCACATTATTGGTGATGGCTCTGTCCGGAAAAGCGCTGAGGTCACCCAATTCCGTAGTAGAGTAGATCTTTACCGGAATATTGTTCCCGTTGATATCTAAAGTACCGTCGGATAAGCCTCCAGGGTATTCCTGTGCCATAAGACATTGAGTGATCAATGCAAAGAGTACAAGGTAAATTCTGAAAAAAATATTACTCATATTTCTATTGATTTAATAGTTTGATTATTAATGTTCATGTTTGGGAGGTACAGGGTCGTAACCGCTTCCTCCCCAGGGGTGGCATCTTAAGATCCTCCTGAATCCCAGCCAGAAGCCTTTAAATAAACCATGAACTCTGAGCGACTCCAGCATATAGTGAGAGCAGGTAGGTTCATAACGGCAGTTTTTGGGAAGTATGGGCGAAATAAACCATTGGTAAAATTTGATCAGAATTACCAAAGGAAATGTAATGATTTTATTGAATGTAAGTTTCAAAACAATGCAAAAATAGGGTAAAAAAATGAAAATTAGTTTAATTTTGTTATAAGTTTCAGACCATCGAAATCTGAATTATTGATCTTAAAAAAATAAAATTATCTTGAATCAAAATATTCCATTAGCTGAAAAATTAAGACCGAAAACCCTTACTGATGTATTGGGACAGGAACATCTTACCGGCGAAAAAGGAACGATCAGAAAGATGATCGAAAACAATACCCTGAATTCACTGATATTTTGGGGACCTCCGGGTACAGGGAAAACTACGCTGGCAGAGATTATTTCTGAACAGTCCGGGAGAAAATTCTATAAACTTTCAGCAGTTTCTTCAGGAGTGAAAGATGTACGGGATGTCATTGAAGATGCCAAGAAGCAGAATTTATTTTCAGGAAAATCACCCATCCTTTTCATTGATGAAATTCACCGTTTCAACAAATCGCAGCAGGATTCTTTGCTGCATGCTGTAGAGAAAGGCTGGATTGTTTTGATAGGAGCTACTACAGAAAATCCAAGCTTTGAAGTGGTATCCGCACTGCTTTCAAGAAGTCAGGTGTATGTTCTGAAAGCCCTGAGCTATGAAAAGCTGGAAGAACTTATTGATATTGCCTCTGAAAGATATAATAAAGATGAAGGAACGCAGTTTAAAATTCTTGAAAAAGAAGCTTTCATCCAATATTCGGGAGGAGATGCCAGAAAGCTGATCAATTCTGTAGAGCTGGTTTTGAATCAGTATAAAAATTCAGACACTGTAGAAATTATTAATTCCGATGTTCTTGAAGTGCTTCAGGAAACAATGGCACTTTATGACAAAAACGGAGAGCAGCATTATGATATCATTTCGGCTTTTATCAAATCTATGCGGGGAAGTGATCCGAATGGTGCCGTCTACTGGCTGGCAAGAATGATCGCAGGAGGAGAGGATATCAAATTTATTGCAAGGAGAATGCTCATTCTGGCAGCTGAAGATATTGGTCTGGCCAATCCCAATGCGCTGGTGATGGCGAACAACTGCTTTCAGGCAGTGAATGTAATCGGGAATCCGGAAGCAAGGATTATATTAAGTGAAACAGCCGTTTATCTGGCGGTGTCTCCTAAAAGTAACTCCGCTTATATGGCTATTAATGATGCGCTGGCACTGGTAAAACAAACCGGAAACCTACCTGTGCCGCTTCATTTAAGGAATGCCCCCACAAAGCTGATGAAAGATCTGGATTATGGAAAAGAATATAAATATGCCCATTCCTATGAAGGAAATTTTGTAGAACAGGATTTTCTTCCTCAGGAGATTAAAGATGTGAAGCTTTATGAGCCCGGAAACAATTCCACTGAAAAGAAGATCTACGAAGAGCTTAAGAAAAAATGGAATAATAAATATTAAAACATAAAAAAGGATACTGTACAGACAGCATCCTTTTTTTATTTTGATAAATTACTCACCGGTAGTATAGATAAACAGGGTTTTCTTACCGTTGTAATCCTTGATCTCAGTTCTTTTGTTTATTTGCGGATAGATTTGCGTGTTTTTAGGGTCTGTAAATTCATATCCTTCAATGAATACCGGATTATCTTCCGGAAGTTTGTACTGGGTATTTATTTCGGCCAGAGACATTCTGTCAAAAGCATTTCCTCCGTTTTTAAACTTATATTCAGTTACTCCTTTCGTAAAAACAGAACTGTATTTTTTTAAAGCTGAAGGAAGGTTCGAAGCAGTATTGTATACTTTCGAAACCTGTAGTCTATCTTTGTATGAGTTGAATAATTCAACTGTTCCAATCACGTTGTCCGCTACTGCAAACTTTACAGCAGGATTTTTTTGCTGTGCAAACAGAGTTGCAGAAGACAATAGTAAAAAAGAGTAGAGTAATTTTTTCATAATCAGAATATGTAAATATTAAAAACGTGATAAATATAGTTATTTTTTATAAAATGTGAATGAAATATTGAATTGTTTTGAGTTTTATTTATAAATAAAAAGTTTTACCCTGAAAATTGGTCCTTATTTTCAGGATTTTCATCCTTTTTGTCAACCATATTTTTAATAATATTCTTAAGTCGCTGAAATGTGAAAGAACTGAATAGTAAGATAATCCCCAAAGCAATAAATGCACTGATTCTGGAAATATTATCCATTTGCCAAACATCATAGGCATAAAGCTTTAATGCCATAAGACCTACCAGGGCAAAGCCGATTTTATTATACTCCGGGATATTTTTTTTCAATCCCAGGTAAATAAAAATACTGGCAAGAACTGTCCATATAATAGGCAGATAAAGGATGTTGAAATGTTTCTTTACTTCGTAAGCATGAAGATTGTCATGAGATGCTGTTAAAACATATGAATGATGCAGTTCACAACTTACAGCGGTAATAATAGCCAGACAGAGGATCCAGTATGAGATTGTATTCTTATGGAAAGCTGAACCGGGGATGATCTTAATACATATATATATAAAAGGAATCCACTGAAGCAGATGCAGCCAATAGAAGCCGGGCTGTAATTGTTTTGATAAAACTGCAGTGACCACAGATGAAGTGACGGTGGAAATAGTAATGATCACCAGAAAAAGGGTCGCATAGATCAGGGGTACCTGAATGTTATTTTCGATGCCCAGTGTTTTTCTGAATATTAATAAGACGAAGATATAATAAACGCTGAATAACAATCCAACACTTGTGATTGCTGCCCAGGCCATTCCGGAAATATGATAAGTGATCTCAAAAAGAAGTGCAGCATAAATAATTCCGTAGCTGGCCAGGGTGATCAGATCTTCAAAAAAGCTATTTGTTTTATTCTGCATTTCTTTTCCGTTATTTTTTAACAGGTATAAATTAATGACTGCAGAAACTACCGTGACGAAGCTTGTTAAAAATACAGGGTTGAAAATGATGCCCATCTTTTCAGTGTGGAGATATTCTGTCCAGGTGATGATTTGTGCGATGATAACCAATGGAAACAGAATATAAAAGAAGGTTTTGAAAATGGTATGGCCTGTCTTTTTCCAGATGAAGAGAAGAAGCGTTGCTTCTATAGCCCATACGCTGGTGATGAGATGGGTTTTAAACTGAAGCGCAACGGCAATGGTGATAAGACTGGCGGTGATCCCTGTAAATACAGAATAAGAAGTTCCAAAACTTTTCCTTCCGTATTCTCTGAAGAGAAAAACAGAATTGATGACTGCAAAAATAATCGGGAAAATAATGACAGGTTCATATTTTAATTCATTGAAAGTATAAACAAGCCCGATAATGCTTGAAAAATTAATGAACGCAAGCATTAAGATATCTGAAGTGGAAAGCGTATTTTTTCTAAAATAATCAAGCAGCGCAAAAATATAGAAAATGATGTAGCTGATGATATAAAAGGTAACACTTAAAAGTTCCGGACTGTTAACGGTCCACGAAAAAAGATAGAGACCGGTAAAAATATAGGCCGTCCATCCCACACTTTTCCAATGACGGAGGAAAGCAGCCACCAGCATCCCGGTATTGAGAAGGGTCAGGTAGATGAAAAGGAAAAGATAATTACTGTGTCCCGTACTGATCATCAACGGCGCAGAGAAGCCGCCTATTAATGAGAAAATGATCAGAACTTCACTTTTGTAATAATAGGAAAGGACAATAGAAATAACAGTAATGAAAGTAGTTATGGCAAAGGCTGTATTCTGGGAAAAAAGGTGGTATTCCCGGAAAGCTATTGTAGCGGTAAAGTAGAGTACAGCAATCCCTCCTCCTGTAATAATAGATGCAAATGTGGTGTAATTTTTTCTGAGAAAATGACTGATAAGGATAATTCCTGCTCCGGTACAGAAGCCAATGCCTGCTCTTGCAGGTTCCCCGATCCAGTTTTTGTCGATAGCATATTTTACAAAGTAACCGATTCCGAGAACAAGAGTGAAAATACCGATAATGGTAAGGGCGTTCTGTTTCAGGAAATCAAACACAGGAGCAAGCCGGTCTTTTTGAACAACCGGCGGGATTTCTTCATTTTGAGGCTGCTGTAAGTTTGTGCGGTCCGGTTCGTGAGACTGTACTGGCCGGGGAATGGTAATTTCTTCTGTTTGGTTTTTTTCTCCGGTCAGCACGGATGAAGCTGAATCTCTGTTGATTTTAGCATTAAGATCAGACACTTCTTTTTCAAGTTTCCTTATTTTATTATTCAGGTTATTGAAAACGATGATGATTACTACAATTAATATGGCCGCAAGATATTCACTCATCAGATAGTTTTTATCAAATATAAAGAAATGTGTTTGAATGCTCTTAAAAAAATTAGCCCATCACAAGGGAAGTGATGGGCTAACAGTATAGATAACTAACAATATGTTCTTCTTAGTCGGACACTTTGTAAATATAGATCGAAGCATTACTGGTACTCAGTGCACCTAAATTAAGCAGGCCGGTTTCTATAGTCCCGAAATTAATTTTATCACCTGCCTGAAACGAATACAGTGAATTGATCCTTGTATCAGCGAAGGATAAACCGGTTACCAATACATTAAGACCACTGAACATACTGCTGTCTATTATAGCAGATGTTCCTCCCCTTGTTCGTGCGATTCCGATACCGCCTTCAGACAATAAGGATGCTACTAATCCTGTTGAATATTTAAATGCAAATCCAACGGCATATACTCCGGTTGATGGGATGATGTAAGAACCATCATTATCATCAAATAATGCGGCATTACCTACGGTTCTGTCAGTAGCTTTAAAGTTCAGCGCTTTGAAACCTCCGGGAAAGACTCCTACAGACAGTACACTAAGGGTGGTTGATTTTTTAGCTGCATATACTGTAGTGTTGCTCGTTGATCCACCAGCCATCAGTAGCAGAGGGTCCATTTTATAAACTTCTGAACTTCCCTGGTTGATTGCTAAAACCTGATATCCGGGTAACGCTGTGGCTGCAGGGGTGTCTCTAACTTTTAAAGTTCCATTTACGTCGAGGGTTGCTGTTGGTGTGGTTGTATTAATACCAACTTGTGAAAGTAAGGGAAGTGTTGCACAAGCAAACAGCAAACTGTAGATTTTAGTTTTCATGATCAAGATTTTTAATTAGTTGCTAAGCAAATATACAACAAAAATTATACTCTTCATTGTGAATTTTTCAATTTTAACGTTATTATGGTATGATATATTTAAACATATGTTTATATTTTAATGTACATTATTGCATAATCAATTTACGAGTTATTTTTTTTAATATCGTTGTAAACCTGTGTATTTAAGCGCTTTAAGAAATATAATTATCCCTTTTGTGTGGGTTATTTTTTTAGAGATAAACAGTTGTCAACTAGGTATTTATTGAAGTGAAAGTTGTGCAAAAAAAAACACCGACCATGAAGTCAGTGTTGAATTTTAAGCAAATTGGCTGCTTTATTTTAGCTTTCCAGAAGAAATTCTTTATAATTTCCAAGGAAATCAACGTTAGCATGGATCGATTCCAGCTCCTGAAGTGCATTTCCATGTAAAACCTCATTCCACGGTCCTTCTACATTGATGAAGAAGAAATAATTTCCCAGTCCTGTCTTTAAAGTCCTGGATTCTATTTTGCTGAGGTTCATTTTTCGCCATGCAAAAACAGATAATACCTGATGGAGACCGCCCGGGTGATCTTCGGGCAGTGTGATGAGCATGCCGGATTTCTCTCCCAACGTTTCAAGCTGGCTGTTATCATACCGGTTCTGCTGTTTTGAAATGATGATGAACCTTGTATGGTTCTGTTCAAAATCCTGAATATTGCGGCTGATGATCTTCAGTCCATATAAATTGGCAGCAAACTGATTGGCTACAGCTGCTATTTTGCTTTCCCTGTTTTCAGAAACGTATTTTGCTGCAGCGGCAGTAGACGAAAAATCCTGTTTGGGTATTTCCTTATAATGGGTATCCAGGAAATGGAAACTTTGAGCCAGAGCCTGTGGGTGTGAGTATATTCTTTCCACATCCTCTATAGCGTTGTCCGGATGAATCATCAGGTGATGGGCGATAGGCATTACCGCTTCAGCTTCAATCTTAACAGACGGGGTCTTATATAAATAATCCAGCGTCATCGAAACGGTTCCTTCTATAGAGTTTTCCAAAGGAACAACGGCCTTTACAGCGTCGCCATTTTCTACTGCATTGAAACAATCCAGAATACTGGCTTGTGGTAAAAGCTCTTCATCCGGAAAGAGCTGTGCAGCGGCAAGCTGGGTAAAGCTGGCATGAGGCCCTAAAAATGCAATCTTCATAAATAATATATAAGGTATGATTAATACAAAGCACAAAGGTGCGAATTAATTCACAAACAGCTTAAGGTTTTTGAGGTAAAGTTTGAGAACCGGAGGGTTTCAGGTTCTGACCGTTCGGGTTCTGTCATCTTCCGCTATTTTTCTTCTTTCCAGTTGGCTTCAATCATTTCCATTAAAAAATCCGGGCACCTGATAATCTTGCCTGTTTTGGCATCCAGAAAGAAAAGGGTAGTGGAGGCCTCCGTTATTTTAATATGCTCTTCATTGTAAATTTCATATTCGAATTCAATTCTCACTCCCGGAATTTTTTTTACATAGGTATGAATTTCTAATTTCTGATCATACAGAGCCGGGCGGATATACTTAATTTTGTAGTCCGAAACGGGAAGCCAAATTCCTTGGTTTTCAATTTCATCGTATGAAATTCCTATGCTTCTGAAGAGCTCCACCCTGCCTACTTCGAAGTACGTGGCATAGTTACCGTAGTATACATATTTCATAGGGTCTGTTTCTGCGTAACGTACTCGTATTGAGTGTGTTGTGTGTATCATTTTGAGTGCTAAATTATACATACAAATATATTTTTAAATAATCAATAGCTGCAATATTTTTTTTTAAAAAGAAAAAATTGGACCTTTGTCTCCCTTCTAAAAACAGTACAAACAAAAGAATAATCAGGGCATAAAAATGGATGACAATTTAATGATGATATGGCAGAAGTGCCTTCAGTTTATGCGCGATAACTTGAACGCAGCTGAAGATAATTCTGACCTGAAAAAACTTGAAAAATCTTTCGATATGTTATTTGATAAGGTACAGCCGCTTTCATTGGTGGCCAACAACCTTACACTTATCGTACCGAGTGATTTTTACAAGGAATATATTGAGGACAACTACCTGTCCCTGCTTTCTGCTGCCCTGAAGAAAAATATAGGAAAAGGAGTGAAATTATGGTATTCTGTAATGGAAAACAGACCAAAAGGCGAAGAAAAGCCGGTTACCATGAATATGAAGGGACAAAGCGTTCCTACTCCTAAAACACAGGAAACAATGCCACAAGGATTCTCCGCTAATATTGTAAACCCTTTTGTGGTTCCTGGAATAAGAAAAGTAAACATAGATTCCAACCTGAAGCCTGACTATTCATTTGATAGTTATGTAGAAGGGGAAAGTAATAAATTTGCTG
It encodes the following:
- the lgt gene encoding prolipoprotein diacylglyceryl transferase, yielding MWDPSKGLQLGPITLHFYSLMFVFAFGFGYVLMNRIFKIDNVNQKYLEPLFTWTLIGTILGARLGHVIFYQPELFKEDFWSVFLPISTKNGLKFTGFSGLASHGATIALIFTTLYYSFKIIKKNPFWVYDRLGIVVALGGAFVRMGNFFNSEIVGKPADPNSPFALLFPQQSSEYGLTVPRYPSQLFEAVGYVALFILLWILYRKTDKKYQQGWLFGLFFIILWAIRFFVEFLKEPQGDEFIQIGNLNTGQVLSIPFMIAGVIIMIISKKFKITQAENEKPE
- the yidD gene encoding membrane protein insertion efficiency factor YidD — translated: MKLTFNKIITFPLVILIKFYQWFISPILPKNCRYEPTCSHYMLESLRVHGLFKGFWLGFRRILRCHPWGGSGYDPVPPKHEH
- a CDS encoding replication-associated recombination protein A, producing the protein MNQNIPLAEKLRPKTLTDVLGQEHLTGEKGTIRKMIENNTLNSLIFWGPPGTGKTTLAEIISEQSGRKFYKLSAVSSGVKDVRDVIEDAKKQNLFSGKSPILFIDEIHRFNKSQQDSLLHAVEKGWIVLIGATTENPSFEVVSALLSRSQVYVLKALSYEKLEELIDIASERYNKDEGTQFKILEKEAFIQYSGGDARKLINSVELVLNQYKNSDTVEIINSDVLEVLQETMALYDKNGEQHYDIISAFIKSMRGSDPNGAVYWLARMIAGGEDIKFIARRMLILAAEDIGLANPNALVMANNCFQAVNVIGNPEARIILSETAVYLAVSPKSNSAYMAINDALALVKQTGNLPVPLHLRNAPTKLMKDLDYGKEYKYAHSYEGNFVEQDFLPQEIKDVKLYEPGNNSTEKKIYEELKKKWNNKY
- a CDS encoding DUF2339 domain-containing protein, producing the protein MSEYLAAILIVVIIIVFNNLNNKIRKLEKEVSDLNAKINRDSASSVLTGEKNQTEEITIPRPVQSHEPDRTNLQQPQNEEIPPVVQKDRLAPVFDFLKQNALTIIGIFTLVLGIGYFVKYAIDKNWIGEPARAGIGFCTGAGIILISHFLRKNYTTFASIITGGGIAVLYFTATIAFREYHLFSQNTAFAITTFITVISIVLSYYYKSEVLIIFSLIGGFSAPLMISTGHSNYLFLFIYLTLLNTGMLVAAFLRHWKSVGWTAYIFTGLYLFSWTVNSPELLSVTFYIISYIIFYIFALLDYFRKNTLSTSDILMLAFINFSSIIGLVYTFNELKYEPVIIFPIIFAVINSVFLFREYGRKSFGTSYSVFTGITASLITIAVALQFKTHLITSVWAIEATLLLFIWKKTGHTIFKTFFYILFPLVIIAQIITWTEYLHTEKMGIIFNPVFLTSFVTVVSAVINLYLLKNNGKEMQNKTNSFFEDLITLASYGIIYAALLFEITYHISGMAWAAITSVGLLFSVYYIFVLLIFRKTLGIENNIQVPLIYATLFLVIITISTVTSSVVTAVLSKQLQPGFYWLHLLQWIPFIYICIKIIPGSAFHKNTISYWILCLAIITAVSCELHHSYVLTASHDNLHAYEVKKHFNILYLPIIWTVLASIFIYLGLKKNIPEYNKIGFALVGLMALKLYAYDVWQMDNISRISAFIALGIILLFSSFTFQRLKNIIKNMVDKKDENPENKDQFSG
- the pheA gene encoding prephenate dehydratase; this translates as MKIAFLGPHASFTQLAAAQLFPDEELLPQASILDCFNAVENGDAVKAVVPLENSIEGTVSMTLDYLYKTPSVKIEAEAVMPIAHHLMIHPDNAIEDVERIYSHPQALAQSFHFLDTHYKEIPKQDFSSTAAAAKYVSENRESKIAAVANQFAANLYGLKIISRNIQDFEQNHTRFIIISKQQNRYDNSQLETLGEKSGMLITLPEDHPGGLHQVLSVFAWRKMNLSKIESRTLKTGLGNYFFFINVEGPWNEVLHGNALQELESIHANVDFLGNYKEFLLES
- a CDS encoding acyl-CoA thioesterase, producing the protein MIHTTHSIRVRYAETDPMKYVYYGNYATYFEVGRVELFRSIGISYDEIENQGIWLPVSDYKIKYIRPALYDQKLEIHTYVKKIPGVRIEFEYEIYNEEHIKITEASTTLFFLDAKTGKIIRCPDFLMEMIEANWKEEK